A single Candoia aspera isolate rCanAsp1 chromosome 7, rCanAsp1.hap2, whole genome shotgun sequence DNA region contains:
- the GARIN1A gene encoding Golgi-associated RAB2 interactor protein 1A, whose protein sequence is MARGAFAGSSQDAGKELGLEGGLLCQLIRSPDYNLFPNSAVFESNFVQVTKKGKWVDITNTPTIVTLGVTSSDPCLPLPNVLLMAKHRAPLRRVNTGSPRLSLMDLTRLLPLRYVRLSVHNADQRILRIQTVTKKVYYLQLHQEHPRAVFALWSRLTHILQKGLSITTKDPAIRIRHSLVSSRSSSASSTTLSVERSEMVLKSPGVMKRVGRKVSGVISQISRRPQRNLERPRRVSFQEQSLEDISDLSNNIKVLFYDMPPPLVCARCKGRLPRAEPRRIRGDVRHADSDLELAPWTDRRNHGLWQQETPSWLQPLCRLSSLAAAGWK, encoded by the exons ATGGCTAGAGGGGCCTTTGCTGGCAGCAGCCAAGATGCTGGCAAGGAGCTTGGCTTGGAAGGGGGGCTGCTCTGCCAGTTGATCCGCTCCCCGGATTACAACCTGTTCCCCAACTCGGCTGTTTTTGAGAGCAACTTCGTCCAG GTCACAAAGAAGGGGAAATGGGTGGACATCACCAATACCCCCACCATCGTGACTCTGGGAGTTACCTCCTCGGACCCCTGCCTCCCACTCCCCAACGTGCTCCTGATGGCCAAGCACCGGGCCCCTCTTCGGAGGGTCAACACTGGCAGTCCCAGGCTGTCGCTCATGGATCTGACCAG GCTGCTTCCCCTCCGGTACGTCCGGCTCTCTGTCCATAACGCTGACCAGCGCATCTTGCGCATCCAGACAGTGACCAAGAAGGTGTATTACCTGCAGCTGCACCAGGAGCACCCCCGGGCCGTCTTTGCCCTCTGGAGCCGCCTGACTCACATCCTGCAGAAGGGCCTCTCCATCACAACCAAGGACCCGGCCATCCGCATCCGGCACAGCCTGGTCTCCAGTCGCAGCAGCAGTGCCTCCAGCACCACCTTGTCAGTGGAG CGCTCAGagatggtgctgaagagcccagggGTGATGAAGAGAGTTGGGAGGAAGGTGTCGGGCGTCATCTCCCAGATCTCCCGGCGACCCCAGCGGAACCTGGAGAGGCCACGGAG AGTCTCCTTCCAGGAGCAGAGCCTGGAAGACATTTCGGATCTCTCCAACAACATTAAAG TTCTCTTCTACGACATGCCTCCGCCGCTGGTGTGCGCGCGATGCAAGGGGCGGCTGCCCAGGGCCGAGCCCCGAAGAATCCGCGGGGACGTCCGGCACGCCGACTCGGATCTGGAGCTCGCGCCCTGGACGGACCGGAGGAACCACGGCCTCTGGCAGCAGGAAACGCCCTCCTGGCTGCAGCCCCTCTGCCGGCTCAGCAGCCTGGCCGCCGCGGGCTGGAAGTAG